The following are encoded in a window of Oncorhynchus mykiss isolate Arlee chromosome 11, USDA_OmykA_1.1, whole genome shotgun sequence genomic DNA:
- the LOC110535941 gene encoding cationic amino acid transporter 4, whose translation MATCGRGCVPAVRFCQRLNRLKTLDDDLMVTSMKRCLTMVDLALLGVGGMVGSGLYVLTGTVAKDTAGPAVVLSFLIAGIASLMAALCYAEFGARVPRTGSAYMFTYVSCGEIWAFLIGWNVVLEYMIGGAAVARAWSGYLDSMFNHTIQNYTENHIMKWNVPYIAHYPDLLAAGILVVATIFITFGVRVSSWLNHIFSAVSLVVILFILVFGFVLADPVNWSQKEGGFAPFGVNGVMAGTATCFYAFVGFDVIAASSEEAKNPQRAIPMATAISLGMAATAYILVSTVLTLMVPWHSLDPNSALSDAFFRRGYSWAGYIVAVGSICAMNTVLLSNLFSLPRIVYAMAEDGLFFSFFAKVNPVTKVPVNAILVFGLLMAVMALIFDLEALVQFLSIGTLLAYTFVAASVIVLRFQPEKEKTSSKANSTTSPNSNPEPSPEVSESQIIAQDSGELKEYESFSDKLQLVEMQKTRERSAPGVLKARWEPYLGRMLGDFEPGEVVAFSVLAVMVSSVSLCAVFVFGSNQLQLPTWSIALLIVVFGSTFLLCLVIIYAHEPHVNTKTFQVPLVPFIPAASILMNVFLMLKLSPMTWIRFTVWVAAGLLVYFGYGIWHSKEGLREMQPKDMAARYVVLPSGSLVETVQSVQPNGQHDASTLHTTPSRSAEEQQAKR comes from the exons ATGGCGACCTGTGGGCGTGGCTGTGTCCCTGCAGTGCGTTTCTGCCAGAGGCTGAACCGACTGAAGACCCTGGATGATGACTTGATGGTGACGTCAATGAAGCGTTGCCTGACCATGGTGGACCTAGCCCTGCTGGGTGTTGGTGGCATGGTGGGCTCTGGCCTATATGTCCTGACTGGCACTGTTGCCAAGGACACCGCTGGACCTGCCgtggtcctctccttcctcatAGCAGGCATCGCCTCCCTGATGGCTGCCCTCTGCTATGCAGAGTTCGGAGCTCGTGTTCCCAGAACGGGCTCGGCCTACATGTTCACCTATGTTTCTTGTGGAGAGATCTGGGCCTTTCTCATTGGGTGGAACGTAGTGTTGGAGTACATGATTGGTGGAGCCGCAGTGGCGCGGGCGTGGAGTGGTTACCTGGACTCCATGTTTAACCACACCATCCAGAACTACACAGAGAACCACATAATGAAGTGGAATGTTCCCTATATCGCCCACTACCCTGACCTGCTGGCTGCCGGGATTTTAGTTGTTGCCACTATCTTCATAACCTTCGGAGTGCGAGTCTCCTCTTGGCTCAACCACATCTTCTCAGCCGTTAGTCTAGTTGTCATACTCTTCATCTTGGTGTTTGGCTTCGTGCTAGCCGACCCAGTCAACTGGAGCCAGAAGGAAGGAGGTTTTGCACCATTTGGTGTTAATGGGGTAATGGCGGGCACAGCCACCTGCTTTTACGCATTTGTTGGCTTCGATGTGATTGCAGCCTCCAGCGAGGAGGCAAAGAACCCCCAGCGAGCCATTCCCATGGCCACAGCCATTTCCCTGGGCATGGCCGCCACAGCCTATATCCTGGTCTCCACAGTCCTCACTCTCATGGTGCCTTGGCACTCGCTCGACCCCAACTCAGCCCTGTCTGACGCCTTCTTCCGCCGAGGCTACAGCTGGGCTGGCTACATTGTGGCAGTAGGGTCCATCTGTG CCATGAACACAGTGCTACTCAGcaacctcttctctctccctcggaTTGTTTACGCTATGGCGGAAGAtggcctcttcttctccttcttcgcCAAGGTCAACCCTGTCACCAAGGTCCCTGTTAATGCCATCTTGGTGTTTGGCCTCCTCATGGCTGTCATGGCCCTCATCTTTGACCTGGAGGCCCTGGTCCAGTTCCTGTCCATCGGCACCCTCCTGGCCTACACCTTTGTGGCAGCCAGTGTCATCGTGCTGCGCTTCCAGCCTGAGAAAGAGAAGACCAGTTCCAAGGCTAACTCCACTACCTCCCCCAACTCTAACCCTGAGCCCTCGCCTGAAGTCTCAGAGTCTCAGATCATAGCTCAGGACAGTGGGGAGCTGAAGGAGTATGAGTCCTTCTCAGACAAGCTGCAGCTGGTGGAGATGCAGAAGACCAGGGAACGGAGTGCCCCAGGGGTGTTGAAGGCCCGCTGGGAGCCTTACCTGGGCAGGATGCTGGGGGACTTTGAGCCAGGGGAAGTGGTGGCCTTTTCTGTGCTGGCGGTGATGGTGAGCTCAGTGTCCCTTTGTGCCGTGTTTGTGTTTGGGAGTAACCAGCTTCAGCTGCCTACGTGGAGCATCGCCCTGCTAATAGTGGTGTTTGGCTCAACCTTCCTTCTCTGCCTGGTCATCATATATGCCCATGAACCTCATGTCAACACCAAAACCTTCCAG GTACCCTTGGTCCCATTCATTCCCGCTGCAAGCATCCTCATGAATGTGTTCCTAATGCTGAAGCTCAGCCCCATGACCTGGATCCGCTTTACTGTATGGGTGGCTGCAG GTCTGCTTGTGTATTTTGGCTATGGGATCTGGCACAGTAAGGAGGGCCTGAGGGAGATGCAGCCCAAGGATATGGCAGCCAGGTATGTGGTGCTCCCCAGTGGCAGCCTGGTAGAGACAGTCCAGTCTGTGCAGCCGAATGGACAGCATGACGCCAGCACCCTCCACACCACTCCATCCCGGTCTGCTGAGGAGCAGCAGGCAAAGAGATGA